The following proteins come from a genomic window of Aquimarina sp. MAR_2010_214:
- a CDS encoding prolyl oligopeptidase family protein: MKKALFVLSIITIMVACKNKTKEETSKTTIALNYPETKTVDTVDTYFGTQVEDPYRWLEDDRSKETEDWVATQNKTTFGYLENIPFRKDLKKRLSDLWNYEKVGSPFKEGDYSYFYKNDGLQNQYVIYRFKNEGDEPEVFLDPNTFSKDGTTSLGGISFSKNGKLVAYAISEGGSDWRKVIVKNAETKEIIEDTIVDVKFSGISWKGNKGFYYSSYDKPEGSELSAKTDQHKVYYHKLGTSQKDDALIFGGTPEEKHRYIGASVTEDDQYLIISASVSTSGNKLFIKDLTNPNSKLITIMGTADNDTYIIENVGSKLYLVTNLNAPNQKIVTVDASNPTPENWKDFIPETENVLSPNTGGGYFFAEYMVDAVSKVMQYDYDGKLIREVELPGVGSANGFGTKKEEKELYYSFTNYKTPSSIYKYNIAEGTSELYRKPKIDFNPENYESKQVFYTSKDGTKIPMIITYKKGMELNGKNPTILYGYGGFNISLTPAFSIANAVWMEQGGVYAVPNLRGGGEYGKKWHVAGTKMQKQNVFDDFIAAAEYLIENKYTSSDYLAIRGGSNGGLLVGATMTQRPDLMKVALPAVGVLDMLRYHTFTAGAGWAYDYGTSEENKEMFDYIKGYSPVHNVKAGVQYPATLVTTGDHDDRVVPAHSFKFAAQLQAKQSGDNPTLIRIETKAGHGAGTPVSKTIEQYADIFGFTLYNMGYEVLPEKVTDEVKG, translated from the coding sequence ATGAAAAAAGCACTTTTTGTATTATCCATCATTACAATAATGGTGGCTTGTAAAAACAAAACTAAAGAAGAAACTTCTAAAACTACCATTGCATTGAACTACCCTGAAACTAAAACAGTAGATACAGTAGATACTTATTTTGGCACTCAAGTAGAAGATCCATATCGCTGGTTAGAAGATGACCGAAGTAAAGAAACTGAAGACTGGGTGGCGACACAAAACAAGACTACTTTTGGATATTTAGAAAACATTCCTTTTAGAAAAGATCTGAAGAAACGTCTATCTGATCTTTGGAATTACGAAAAAGTTGGTTCTCCGTTTAAAGAAGGGGATTATAGCTATTTTTATAAGAATGATGGCCTTCAAAATCAGTATGTTATCTACCGATTCAAGAATGAAGGTGATGAACCCGAAGTTTTTCTAGATCCTAACACCTTTAGTAAAGATGGTACTACATCTCTTGGAGGAATATCTTTTTCTAAAAACGGAAAACTTGTAGCCTATGCTATTTCTGAAGGGGGTAGTGACTGGCGTAAAGTAATCGTTAAAAATGCTGAAACCAAAGAGATCATAGAAGATACTATTGTTGATGTTAAGTTTTCTGGAATATCCTGGAAAGGTAACAAAGGGTTTTACTACTCTAGCTACGATAAGCCAGAAGGAAGTGAGCTTTCTGCCAAAACAGATCAACATAAAGTATATTATCATAAATTAGGTACGTCTCAAAAAGACGATGCCTTAATTTTTGGAGGTACTCCAGAAGAAAAACACCGATATATTGGTGCAAGTGTTACAGAAGATGATCAATATCTTATTATTTCTGCCAGTGTTTCTACTTCTGGAAATAAGTTATTTATCAAAGACCTTACAAACCCAAATAGTAAACTCATTACTATCATGGGTACTGCAGATAATGATACTTATATTATAGAAAATGTAGGTTCTAAACTTTATCTTGTTACCAATCTAAATGCACCCAACCAGAAGATTGTAACGGTAGATGCCTCCAATCCAACTCCAGAAAACTGGAAAGACTTTATTCCCGAAACTGAAAATGTATTAAGTCCTAATACAGGTGGAGGATACTTCTTTGCAGAATATATGGTTGATGCTGTTTCTAAAGTAATGCAATATGATTATGATGGTAAATTGATTCGTGAAGTAGAATTACCAGGAGTAGGAAGCGCAAATGGATTTGGTACTAAAAAGGAAGAAAAAGAACTATATTACTCCTTTACCAACTATAAAACACCTAGTAGTATTTATAAATATAATATTGCCGAAGGTACTTCAGAATTATATCGTAAACCAAAAATCGATTTCAATCCAGAGAATTATGAAAGCAAGCAGGTTTTTTATACCTCTAAGGATGGTACAAAAATACCAATGATTATTACCTATAAAAAAGGGATGGAGCTTAATGGTAAAAACCCAACTATCTTATATGGTTATGGAGGGTTTAATATTAGCCTTACCCCAGCGTTTAGTATTGCCAATGCTGTATGGATGGAACAAGGCGGAGTATATGCAGTACCTAACCTAAGAGGTGGTGGTGAGTATGGTAAAAAATGGCATGTTGCCGGAACAAAAATGCAAAAACAAAATGTATTTGATGATTTTATCGCAGCAGCAGAATACCTTATAGAAAACAAATATACATCTAGCGACTATTTGGCTATTCGTGGTGGATCTAATGGAGGATTACTTGTTGGTGCTACTATGACACAGCGACCAGACCTTATGAAAGTAGCTTTGCCAGCTGTTGGTGTTTTAGACATGTTACGCTACCATACCTTTACTGCCGGAGCAGGATGGGCTTATGATTATGGTACATCAGAAGAAAACAAAGAGATGTTTGATTACATCAAAGGGTATTCTCCTGTCCATAATGTAAAAGCAGGTGTACAATACCCTGCTACTTTGGTTACTACAGGAGACCATGATGATCGTGTGGTACCAGCACACTCGTTTAAATTTGCAGCACAACTACAAGCAAAGCAATCAGGTGATAATCCTACATTGATTAGAATTGAAACCAAAGCGGGACATGGTGCAGGAACACCAGTAAGCAAAACCATCGAACAGTATGCCGATA